The proteins below come from a single Arthrobacter sp. zg-Y1171 genomic window:
- the purN gene encoding phosphoribosylglycinamide formyltransferase, which yields MRIVVLVSGTGSNLQAVLDAVRDGRLDVEIAAVGSDRPGTYGVRRAADAGYPTFVVPFREFPVRADWNRALTEKVASYEPDLVLSSGFMRIVDEDFIDTFEGRYLNTHPALLPSFPGAHGVRDALAYGVKVTGCTVHLADAGVDTGPILAQAAVEVLDGDSEETLHERIKVQERRLLIETLDRISREGLPAL from the coding sequence ATGCGCATCGTAGTCCTCGTGTCCGGCACCGGATCCAACCTCCAAGCGGTGCTGGACGCCGTCCGTGACGGCAGGCTTGACGTGGAGATTGCCGCCGTCGGCTCCGACCGGCCCGGAACCTACGGGGTCCGGCGCGCCGCCGACGCCGGCTACCCGACCTTCGTGGTCCCCTTCCGGGAGTTCCCGGTGCGGGCGGACTGGAACCGGGCCCTCACGGAAAAGGTTGCCTCCTATGAGCCGGATCTGGTCCTTTCCTCCGGATTCATGCGGATTGTGGACGAGGATTTCATCGACACCTTCGAGGGACGCTACCTCAACACCCACCCGGCGTTGCTGCCGTCCTTCCCCGGGGCGCACGGGGTCCGTGACGCACTTGCCTACGGTGTGAAGGTCACCGGCTGCACGGTTCACCTGGCCGACGCCGGCGTCGACACCGGTCCGATCCTCGCCCAGGCCGCCGTCGAGGTGCTCGACGGCGACAGTGAGGAAACGCTGCACGAACGCATCAAGGTGCAGGAACGGCGGCTGTTGATTGAAACCCTGGACCGGATCAGCCGCGAGGGCCTGCCGGCGCTGTAA
- a CDS encoding GNAT family N-acetyltransferase, whose translation MQASISSADLEDVPGLADLAAATFPLACPPEVTPEDSAAFIAANLSAERFAGYLADETYRVLVARTEGRLSGYCLLVLAPPSDPEVVEALESGRAALPSAELSKFYLRPAAHGSGLAGQLVEAAARAAESAGARSMWLGVNNRNVRAQSFYRKSGFQAFGRRSFQVGVHTFRDLIMVRQLGTRGQ comes from the coding sequence GTGCAAGCTTCCATTTCATCCGCAGACCTTGAAGATGTCCCCGGGCTTGCCGACCTGGCTGCCGCCACGTTCCCGCTGGCCTGCCCACCTGAGGTAACCCCGGAGGACAGCGCGGCGTTTATTGCGGCGAATCTTTCCGCCGAGCGCTTCGCCGGTTATCTCGCTGACGAGACCTACCGTGTGCTGGTCGCCCGGACGGAGGGCCGGCTCAGCGGTTATTGCCTGCTCGTGCTGGCGCCGCCGTCCGATCCGGAGGTCGTGGAGGCGCTGGAGTCGGGGCGGGCGGCGCTGCCCTCGGCCGAGCTGAGCAAGTTCTATCTGCGTCCGGCTGCGCACGGAAGCGGTCTTGCCGGGCAGTTGGTCGAAGCTGCTGCCCGGGCCGCTGAGTCGGCGGGCGCCCGGTCCATGTGGCTGGGCGTGAACAACCGGAATGTGCGGGCCCAGTCCTTTTACCGCAAATCCGGGTTCCAGGCCTTCGGGCGCCGGTCCTTCCAGGTGGGAGTCCACACTTTCCGGGACCTGATCATGGTCCGGCAGCTCGGCACCCGCGGGCAGTGA
- a CDS encoding DUF6318 family protein: MRKVLRRTVRVRLATVAVAVPLLFLTACSGASGDSGAGKQPSSPAATASETPTPTPTPSAEYKPASAEGPAENVPLPVMPEEAKVESKEGLEAFARYWYELVNYGFETGDVEPIRAISGPDCAVCDTFYLMVGKGYENDDWIVGGQIEVQGVHSDFVLTPDSRYQVLIQEKQDEISYFGPAGPYGTRAGTEASGVQMIEARFSDRGWSADVVVTIKSPTT, translated from the coding sequence ATGCGTAAAGTTCTCCGCCGTACCGTCCGAGTGAGGCTTGCGACCGTCGCGGTTGCGGTCCCGTTGCTGTTCCTGACCGCGTGCTCGGGTGCGTCTGGTGATTCCGGAGCAGGGAAGCAGCCTTCGAGTCCGGCTGCCACGGCTTCGGAAACGCCGACTCCGACTCCGACTCCCAGCGCCGAGTACAAGCCCGCGTCGGCTGAGGGGCCTGCGGAGAACGTCCCGCTGCCGGTGATGCCGGAGGAGGCGAAGGTCGAGTCCAAAGAAGGGCTCGAGGCCTTCGCCCGGTATTGGTATGAGCTGGTCAATTACGGCTTTGAAACCGGAGACGTGGAACCGATCCGCGCAATCAGCGGCCCGGACTGTGCTGTCTGTGACACTTTTTACTTGATGGTGGGTAAAGGATATGAAAACGACGACTGGATAGTTGGAGGCCAAATCGAAGTGCAAGGTGTCCACTCAGACTTCGTTTTGACACCCGACAGTCGCTACCAGGTCCTTATTCAGGAGAAGCAGGACGAAATTTCCTATTTTGGTCCGGCTGGCCCGTATGGGACGCGCGCGGGAACAGAAGCTTCAGGAGTCCAAATGATTGAAGCGCGCTTCAGCGACAGAGGGTGGTCCGCCGACGTGGTCGTCACGATCAAGAGCCCAACGACATGA
- a CDS encoding catalase, with protein MTDAGQQHSTSGQNDAGDPKTLTTRQGHPVYDNQNTRTVGARGPATLENYQLLEKISHFDRERIPERVVHARGFVAYGEFEASGKWGDEPIAKYTRAKLFSEPGKKTDVAIRFSSVIGGRDSSEAARDPRGFAVKFYTEDGNWDMVGNNLGVFFIRDAIKFPDVIHSLKPDPVTFRQEPARIFDFMSQTPEAMHMLVNLFSPRGIPADYRHMQGFGVNTYRWVNAAGESKLVKYHWLPQQGVKSLTEEDAANIQANDLGHASKDLYEAIERGDYPKWDLYVQLMDDHDHPELDFDPLDDTKTWPEQEFEPKYVGTMTLNRNITDHHNENEQIAFGTGVLVDGLDFSDDKMLVGRTFSYSDTQRYRVGPNYLQLPVNSAKNARVATNQRGGQMSFGTDLAPGQNPHVNYEPNITGGLQEAAKPEQAEVGPELEGRLTRARLPRTNDYMQAGQRYQLMEQWEKDDLVANFIANVGQAVRPVQERMLWHFYMSDDELGARVGEGLGISLDEIKDLGPLATQTLNEEETERMKNLGHNGPRNVEGLTMTHCVPNEHVVVTR; from the coding sequence ATGACAGACGCAGGACAGCAGCATTCCACTTCCGGCCAGAACGACGCCGGAGACCCGAAGACCCTGACCACACGCCAGGGACACCCGGTCTACGACAACCAGAACACCCGGACCGTGGGAGCCCGTGGCCCGGCCACGCTTGAGAACTACCAGCTCCTCGAGAAGATCAGCCACTTCGACCGTGAGCGGATCCCCGAGCGCGTAGTCCACGCCCGCGGTTTCGTGGCGTACGGCGAGTTCGAGGCTTCCGGCAAGTGGGGCGACGAGCCCATTGCCAAGTACACCCGCGCCAAGCTTTTCTCCGAGCCCGGCAAGAAGACCGATGTTGCCATCCGTTTCTCCTCCGTGATCGGCGGACGTGACTCCTCCGAGGCCGCACGCGACCCCCGCGGCTTCGCCGTCAAGTTCTACACCGAAGACGGCAACTGGGACATGGTCGGCAACAACCTGGGTGTCTTCTTCATCCGCGATGCCATCAAGTTCCCGGACGTGATCCACTCCCTGAAGCCGGACCCCGTCACGTTCCGCCAGGAACCGGCCCGCATCTTCGACTTCATGTCGCAGACTCCCGAAGCCATGCACATGCTGGTCAACCTCTTCAGCCCGCGCGGCATCCCCGCGGACTACCGCCACATGCAGGGCTTCGGCGTGAACACCTACCGCTGGGTCAACGCCGCCGGCGAATCGAAGCTGGTCAAGTACCACTGGCTCCCGCAGCAGGGCGTGAAGTCCCTGACCGAGGAAGACGCCGCGAACATCCAGGCCAACGACCTGGGCCACGCCTCGAAGGACCTCTACGAGGCCATCGAACGCGGCGACTACCCCAAGTGGGACCTGTACGTTCAGCTCATGGATGACCACGATCATCCGGAACTGGACTTCGATCCGCTGGACGACACCAAGACCTGGCCGGAGCAGGAGTTTGAGCCCAAGTACGTGGGCACCATGACCCTGAACCGCAACATCACGGACCACCACAACGAAAACGAGCAGATCGCTTTCGGTACCGGTGTCCTGGTGGACGGGCTGGACTTTTCCGACGACAAGATGCTCGTTGGCCGCACGTTCAGCTACTCCGATACGCAGCGCTACCGCGTAGGCCCGAACTACCTGCAGCTTCCGGTGAACTCCGCGAAGAACGCACGCGTCGCCACCAACCAGCGCGGCGGCCAGATGTCCTTCGGCACCGACCTCGCGCCGGGCCAGAACCCGCACGTGAACTACGAGCCGAACATCACCGGCGGCCTGCAGGAAGCAGCCAAGCCGGAGCAGGCCGAGGTTGGCCCCGAGCTTGAGGGCCGCCTGACCCGCGCCCGCCTGCCCCGCACAAACGACTATATGCAGGCCGGCCAGCGCTACCAGCTGATGGAGCAGTGGGAGAAGGACGACCTGGTCGCCAACTTCATTGCCAACGTCGGCCAGGCTGTCCGCCCGGTGCAGGAGCGCATGCTCTGGCACTTCTACATGAGCGATGACGAGCTGGGCGCACGCGTCGGCGAGGGCCTGGGCATCAGCTTGGACGAGATCAAGGATCTCGGCCCGCTGGCCACCCAGACACTCAACGAGGAAGAAACCGAGCGCATGAAGAACCTGGGCCACAACGGTCCCCGGAACGTCGAAGGCCTCACCATGACCCACTGCGTGCCCAATGAGCACGTGGTAGTTACCCGGTAA
- a CDS encoding pyridoxamine 5'-phosphate oxidase family protein — MTNEELPPVVELSDEQSWKYLEHTHHGRLAVSVANRPSIYPINYLAHDGVLLLRTAPGTKLAEMAVNTYVAFEADGVHSDQAWSVVVKGTTRFLETGAEIEAADSLPLQPWVRTEKYRYVEIVPETVTGRFFNLGPEPPRD; from the coding sequence ATGACTAATGAAGAGCTTCCCCCGGTCGTTGAACTGTCTGATGAACAGAGCTGGAAGTACTTGGAACACACCCACCACGGCCGTCTGGCGGTCAGTGTGGCGAACCGGCCCAGCATCTATCCCATCAACTATCTGGCACACGACGGCGTGCTCCTCCTTCGCACCGCGCCGGGCACGAAGCTGGCGGAAATGGCGGTCAATACGTACGTCGCGTTCGAAGCCGACGGCGTCCACAGCGACCAGGCCTGGTCCGTCGTCGTCAAGGGGACAACCCGCTTCCTGGAGACGGGCGCCGAGATCGAAGCGGCGGACAGCCTTCCCCTGCAGCCCTGGGTTCGGACGGAGAAGTACCGCTACGTGGAGATTGTGCCCGAAACCGTCACCGGCCGGTTCTTCAACCTGGGTCCGGAGCCGCCCCGGGACTAG
- a CDS encoding TSUP family transporter: MTTGLLIVVLVAIFIGAIAQRIAGLGFALLISPFLVIILGSHGGVLMVNICGLVSSLLIMSRVWRDVDWSMYRWLAVPAVIASVPASAAAVYLPAAPLAVTVGAVVLVALSISLLLQRTSVVLTGNVPKAVAGFASGITNAMAGVGGPAVSVYALLARWPQRPFAATLQPFFVTTATVTLTSKLLLDPGQMPPFQSWAWALIGVMIVGGIFVGEKLQRYIRDDQARLAVIVIAFIGAAAALVKGLVDL, from the coding sequence GTGACTACCGGACTCCTCATAGTGGTGCTCGTCGCCATCTTCATCGGCGCGATCGCCCAGCGGATCGCCGGCCTGGGCTTTGCGCTCCTGATTTCCCCCTTCCTGGTGATCATCCTCGGCTCCCACGGGGGAGTGCTGATGGTGAACATCTGCGGACTGGTCTCTTCGCTGCTGATCATGTCCCGTGTCTGGCGGGACGTGGACTGGTCCATGTACCGCTGGTTGGCGGTCCCAGCGGTTATTGCCAGCGTGCCGGCATCCGCAGCCGCGGTTTACCTGCCCGCCGCACCGCTGGCCGTGACGGTGGGCGCCGTCGTCCTCGTGGCGCTGAGCATCTCGCTGCTGCTGCAGCGCACCTCCGTGGTGCTGACCGGCAACGTCCCGAAAGCCGTGGCCGGTTTCGCTTCCGGGATCACGAACGCGATGGCCGGCGTCGGCGGTCCCGCCGTAAGCGTGTATGCGTTGCTGGCCCGTTGGCCGCAACGTCCGTTCGCAGCCACGCTGCAGCCGTTCTTCGTCACCACCGCCACGGTCACCCTGACGTCCAAGCTACTGCTGGATCCGGGGCAGATGCCGCCGTTCCAGTCCTGGGCGTGGGCATTGATCGGGGTCATGATCGTGGGCGGCATCTTCGTCGGCGAGAAACTGCAGCGCTACATCCGCGATGACCAGGCGCGGCTGGCCGTGATCGTTATTGCGTTCATCGGTGCGGCAGCGGCACTGGTCAAGGGCCTGGTCGACCTCTAG
- a CDS encoding DUF1684 domain-containing protein, producing MVSPVTALDTADWRRNTFALYEQARRAADGMSASHSHALWATGRDRLFGTHPASPLPEDTRRRFRGLRTARYDPAFRFEAVIDDGGAGEKMEVATGTDGVVPFTRLGTVSADGVGSLAVWHLDSYGGGIFIPVRDATSGVDGGSYGGGRYLLDTIKGANLGTGDLPGSLILDFNFLYNPSCAYDEAWACPLPGPDNTVDAALQVGELYARY from the coding sequence ATGGTATCTCCTGTCACAGCCCTTGACACCGCCGATTGGCGCCGTAACACGTTCGCCCTTTACGAGCAGGCGAGGCGAGCCGCTGACGGCATGTCGGCGTCGCACTCCCATGCCTTGTGGGCCACCGGACGCGACCGGCTCTTCGGCACCCATCCGGCGTCGCCCCTTCCCGAAGACACGCGGCGCCGCTTCCGCGGGCTGCGGACGGCCCGCTACGATCCGGCGTTCCGGTTCGAGGCGGTAATTGACGACGGCGGCGCCGGCGAGAAGATGGAGGTCGCTACGGGGACGGACGGCGTAGTGCCGTTTACCCGGCTCGGCACGGTCTCCGCTGACGGCGTGGGCAGCCTGGCGGTCTGGCATCTGGACTCCTACGGCGGCGGAATCTTCATCCCCGTGCGGGATGCGACATCCGGCGTCGACGGCGGCAGCTACGGAGGGGGACGGTACCTGCTGGACACGATCAAGGGAGCGAACCTCGGGACGGGCGATCTTCCCGGCAGCCTGATCCTGGATTTCAACTTCCTCTACAACCCGTCCTGCGCGTATGACGAGGCATGGGCCTGCCCGCTGCCGGGTCCGGACAACACCGTGGACGCCGCACTGCAGGTGGGCGAGCTCTACGCACGGTACTGA
- a CDS encoding DUF6350 family protein produces the protein MPLWLQGTFELGQAAVLSALLVLLPLIGVWFANGFTDRDFTSLARLGGQAWLLIHGVPMSLSFPAGELGEAPASGLLSFFPLGLTLIPFFLSWRAGRRLARASYTDQLWQAVLGALGTYALIGAAAAYFCSTEGVRISVTAGALVPLIAAGAGLIVGARIEAGSWVRLIGMDLTDWIARTSQHSRWAGSYMWAAMRAGAVGTLAALGLSAVLLVVALAMNWAEIASVYERLDAGALGGAVLTVVELGLMPNFVVWTLGWASGAGFSLGTGSMISPLETTVGPLPALPVLAALPVGNMEYGYAALLIPVMAGILAGWWFLREGENHFDEWLSIKIRARWFTAPVSTLVLGVIVGLVSGVLAAGAAWLALGSLGIGRFVSLGPDPLCLGLWVAAEVGIGVVIGYAVGPWLEREPKPDA, from the coding sequence ATGCCACTCTGGTTGCAGGGGACCTTCGAACTGGGCCAGGCCGCCGTGCTTTCCGCCCTGCTGGTCCTCCTGCCGCTCATCGGCGTGTGGTTTGCCAACGGGTTTACGGATCGGGACTTCACCTCGCTGGCCCGCCTGGGCGGACAGGCCTGGCTGCTGATCCACGGCGTGCCGATGTCACTGAGCTTCCCCGCCGGTGAACTGGGAGAGGCACCCGCCTCCGGGCTGCTCTCCTTCTTTCCGCTGGGACTGACTCTGATTCCGTTCTTCCTGTCCTGGCGTGCGGGCCGCCGGCTTGCCCGGGCCTCCTATACGGACCAGCTCTGGCAGGCAGTTCTGGGCGCACTGGGCACCTATGCGCTGATCGGTGCCGCGGCGGCGTACTTCTGCAGTACCGAAGGCGTGCGGATTTCCGTGACGGCAGGTGCCCTGGTTCCGCTGATCGCCGCAGGTGCCGGGCTCATTGTGGGTGCCCGCATAGAGGCCGGTTCCTGGGTGCGGTTGATCGGCATGGACCTGACCGATTGGATTGCCCGCACCAGCCAGCATTCCCGCTGGGCGGGTTCCTACATGTGGGCCGCGATGCGCGCCGGCGCCGTAGGCACCCTCGCCGCGCTGGGTCTGTCCGCCGTGCTGCTGGTGGTGGCCCTGGCGATGAACTGGGCCGAGATCGCGTCCGTCTACGAACGGCTCGACGCCGGTGCGCTGGGCGGGGCGGTGCTCACCGTGGTGGAACTGGGCCTGATGCCCAACTTCGTGGTGTGGACGCTGGGCTGGGCGTCCGGCGCAGGCTTCTCGCTGGGAACCGGAAGCATGATCAGTCCGCTGGAAACCACCGTCGGTCCGCTGCCCGCACTGCCGGTGCTGGCGGCGCTGCCCGTGGGAAACATGGAATACGGCTACGCGGCTCTGCTGATCCCGGTAATGGCCGGGATCCTGGCGGGCTGGTGGTTCCTCCGGGAGGGCGAAAACCACTTCGACGAGTGGCTTTCCATCAAGATCCGCGCCCGCTGGTTCACCGCACCCGTTTCCACGCTTGTACTCGGGGTGATCGTCGGCCTGGTGTCCGGAGTGCTGGCCGCCGGCGCTGCCTGGCTGGCCCTCGGCTCCCTTGGCATCGGACGCTTCGTCAGCCTCGGACCGGACCCGTTGTGCCTGGGGCTGTGGGTGGCCGCGGAAGTAGGGATCGGCGTCGTTATTGGTTACGCCGTAGGGCCGTGGCTCGAGCGTGAACCCAAGCCGGACGCCTAG
- a CDS encoding stealth family protein, with product MEQRTNVALVKGRLALMDTGLTPHEAMVEDLLFVRRVLDDAGVEYLLVRGNDQRPVIAVDLRVRQQLRKAMVEACRDEPFYARTVDTKKSRTLLIADGDLSSIDKARIIRVYRPRAFTGTNLLISGSAGVQIELWDLEGENITLPVENSLTRRTLPAAEVVRGTVEKHGLLWPTIENMFADHATDIRFDIDLVFSWVDGSSPEFQAARAARMSGAVVGEGDDHEARFRQINELKYALRSVHMFAPWIRRIFIASDSPRPDWLAEHPSVTFVPASEHFKDPSVLPTHNSQAVEAQLQHIPGLAEHFLYSNDDMFFGRPVAPDMFFSPGGITKFIEASTRIGLGANDSERSGFENAARVNRRLLWERFGRVTTRHLEHTAAPLRRSVLLEMEAEFPEEFAATAASTFRAKDNISVTNSLYHYYALLTGRAVTQETAKVRYVDTTSYAGLKMMDRLLAKRHKDMFCLNDGSFPEVPAAERAERVTDFLEKYFPVRAPWEK from the coding sequence GTGGAGCAAAGAACCAATGTCGCCCTGGTCAAGGGCCGCCTGGCCCTCATGGACACCGGTCTCACACCGCACGAGGCCATGGTGGAGGACCTGCTCTTCGTGCGCAGGGTGCTCGACGACGCCGGGGTGGAGTACCTTCTGGTGCGCGGAAACGACCAGCGTCCGGTCATTGCCGTCGACCTCCGGGTGCGCCAGCAGCTGCGGAAGGCGATGGTCGAGGCCTGCCGCGACGAGCCGTTCTACGCCCGGACCGTCGATACCAAAAAGAGCCGGACCCTGCTGATCGCAGACGGGGACCTCTCCTCCATCGACAAGGCCCGGATCATCCGCGTGTACCGCCCGCGGGCATTCACCGGCACAAACCTGCTGATTTCAGGCTCGGCCGGGGTGCAGATTGAACTCTGGGACCTGGAGGGCGAGAACATCACCCTGCCCGTGGAGAACTCCCTCACCCGCCGAACCCTGCCGGCTGCCGAGGTGGTCCGCGGCACCGTGGAAAAGCACGGACTGCTCTGGCCGACCATCGAGAACATGTTCGCGGACCACGCCACGGACATCCGGTTCGACATCGATCTGGTGTTCTCCTGGGTGGACGGCAGTTCCCCCGAGTTCCAGGCCGCCCGCGCCGCCCGGATGAGCGGCGCCGTGGTGGGCGAAGGCGACGACCACGAGGCCCGGTTCCGGCAGATCAACGAATTGAAGTACGCCCTCCGTTCAGTGCACATGTTCGCCCCCTGGATCCGCCGCATCTTTATTGCCTCGGACTCGCCGCGGCCGGACTGGCTGGCTGAGCACCCGTCCGTCACCTTCGTGCCTGCCTCCGAGCACTTCAAGGACCCGTCCGTGCTGCCCACGCACAACTCCCAGGCGGTCGAGGCCCAGCTGCAGCACATCCCGGGACTGGCGGAACACTTCCTGTACTCCAACGACGACATGTTCTTTGGCCGTCCCGTTGCCCCGGACATGTTCTTCTCCCCGGGCGGGATCACCAAGTTCATTGAAGCCAGCACCCGGATTGGCCTGGGCGCCAATGATTCCGAGCGCAGCGGCTTCGAAAATGCTGCGAGGGTGAACCGCCGGCTGCTCTGGGAGCGCTTCGGCCGGGTCACCACCCGCCACTTGGAACACACGGCAGCTCCCCTGCGCCGCAGTGTCCTGCTGGAAATGGAGGCGGAGTTCCCCGAGGAGTTCGCTGCCACGGCCGCGAGCACCTTCCGGGCCAAGGACAACATCTCCGTGACCAACTCGCTCTACCACTACTACGCGCTGCTCACAGGCCGGGCGGTCACGCAGGAGACGGCGAAGGTCCGGTACGTGGACACCACCAGTTACGCCGGCCTGAAGATGATGGACCGGCTGCTCGCCAAACGCCACAAGGACATGTTCTGCCTTAACGACGGAAGCTTCCCGGAAGTCCCCGCGGCGGAACGGGCCGAACGGGTGACGGACTTCCTCGAAAAGTACTTCCCGGTCCGGGCACCCTGGGAAAAGTAG
- a CDS encoding phosphodiesterase yields MEYLPGEHPRPRHFLLHLSDTHLLGGDNRLYGAVDSHAKLRALFARLEDSGQRPEALIFTGDLADRGEAGAYAKLREIVLPAAERMGARVIWAMGNHDNRAAFRQVLLDEAPEMSPVDQVHHLGGLRIITLDTTVPDHHHGELSDGQLAWLRRELQTAAPEGTILAMHHPPVPSVQDLSVLVELRQQHRLAGVLAGSDVRAIIAGHLHYSTFGTFAGIPVSVASATCYTQDLTTPGTRGQDAGQGYNMVHLYEDSVVHSVVPLEESGTVGEQVGPEETAARLAEAGIRLPDALTLTSA; encoded by the coding sequence ATGGAATACCTCCCGGGTGAGCATCCTCGCCCGCGTCATTTCCTCCTCCATCTCAGCGACACGCACCTGCTCGGGGGTGACAACCGCCTGTATGGCGCAGTGGACAGCCATGCCAAACTCCGTGCGCTTTTCGCCCGCCTCGAAGACAGCGGACAACGGCCTGAGGCTCTGATTTTCACCGGCGACCTGGCGGACCGAGGGGAAGCCGGTGCCTACGCCAAGCTCCGGGAGATCGTTCTCCCTGCCGCTGAGCGGATGGGCGCCCGGGTGATCTGGGCGATGGGCAACCACGACAACCGCGCGGCTTTCCGGCAGGTCCTGCTGGACGAGGCCCCGGAAATGTCACCCGTGGACCAGGTGCACCACCTCGGCGGGCTGCGGATCATCACCCTGGACACCACCGTCCCGGACCACCACCACGGGGAGCTCAGCGACGGCCAGCTTGCCTGGCTGCGCCGTGAACTGCAGACGGCCGCTCCGGAGGGAACCATCCTCGCAATGCACCATCCGCCGGTCCCCAGCGTGCAGGACCTCTCCGTCCTGGTCGAACTGCGGCAGCAGCACCGGCTTGCAGGCGTCCTGGCGGGCAGCGACGTCCGGGCCATCATTGCCGGGCACCTGCACTATTCGACGTTCGGGACCTTCGCCGGAATCCCCGTGTCCGTGGCGTCAGCCACCTGTTACACGCAGGACCTCACGACGCCGGGAACCCGAGGCCAAGACGCGGGCCAGGGCTACAACATGGTCCACCTCTACGAAGATTCGGTGGTGCACTCCGTGGTGCCTTTGGAGGAAAGCGGCACCGTGGGGGAGCAGGTGGGGCCGGAGGAAACCGCTGCCCGTCTGGCGGAAGCAGGTATCCGGCTACCAGATGCGCTCACACTGACATCCGCCTAG
- a CDS encoding MSMEG_6728 family protein: MQTFLPYPGFARSAAVLDQARLGKQRVETLQLLRGLVVPDYGWQRHPALLMWKGFVPALTAYGLAMTDEWIARGHADTVREQILEFAPEAAEADVDLPAWIGNEELHRSHRSNLIEKSPDVYGPLFPDTEAGLPYVWPSPADVPDPVDPGPGEGLWVVRAVPDGDAAAIVLPMLSAKGTPITGKRGRQLVRLLEDMDDGDQVAVLSPADRTRLLLGRAGPVELTNDTAVRQVKLNGEISRSAFAYPAVLQDPRTLFAVPRPGSV, encoded by the coding sequence GTGCAGACCTTCCTTCCGTATCCGGGCTTCGCCCGCAGCGCCGCCGTCCTGGACCAGGCGAGGCTTGGCAAGCAGCGGGTGGAGACCCTGCAGTTATTGCGCGGGCTGGTGGTTCCCGACTACGGCTGGCAGCGCCACCCCGCCCTGCTGATGTGGAAGGGCTTCGTGCCGGCGCTCACCGCCTACGGGCTGGCGATGACGGATGAGTGGATTGCCCGCGGACATGCCGATACCGTCCGGGAGCAGATCCTGGAGTTCGCTCCGGAGGCTGCGGAAGCCGACGTCGATCTTCCCGCCTGGATCGGGAACGAAGAACTGCACCGCAGTCATCGCTCCAACCTCATCGAGAAGTCTCCGGACGTCTACGGACCGCTGTTTCCGGATACCGAGGCCGGATTGCCCTATGTCTGGCCCTCCCCTGCCGACGTTCCGGATCCCGTTGACCCTGGCCCGGGTGAAGGACTGTGGGTGGTGCGTGCAGTGCCCGACGGCGATGCTGCCGCCATCGTGCTGCCGATGCTTTCCGCCAAGGGCACCCCGATCACCGGTAAGCGGGGCCGGCAGTTGGTTCGGTTGCTCGAGGACATGGACGACGGCGACCAGGTGGCTGTTCTTTCTCCGGCTGACCGGACCCGCCTGCTTCTGGGCCGTGCCGGGCCAGTGGAACTCACGAACGATACGGCGGTGCGGCAGGTGAAGCTGAACGGGGAAATTTCCCGGTCAGCGTTCGCCTACCCTGCGGTTCTCCAGGATCCCCGGACGCTGTTTGCGGTGCCGCGGCCGGGATCCGTCTAG